Proteins encoded together in one Amblyomma americanum isolate KBUSLIRL-KWMA chromosome 1, ASM5285725v1, whole genome shotgun sequence window:
- the LOC144113595 gene encoding uncharacterized protein LOC144113595 isoform X1, with product MDHWMCSVRQAWECSFRCSGRARNMVQGGPISASVRHLFGTAIFAGMRTAAQLTLAGLVLIAALSRRQCEAAGLGGHCPISLDWCACMVVRRGPRVLCNATADGDAVSGDLSRLAGFAMDSLILDGVNLTTLPRRYFVNLTVKALVVRNTPMQSTEEDSFDGLTHLTTLDMSHNRLRTIPLGLTAFPTLKILRLPDNYIADFKNLPPLENLTELDLSKNLIEKLDGNVLKDFPKLQRVWLANNLIIFLSTSFFKGAKNVTFVDLHNNMLTNIYTAFQGLHHLMEVDLSRNSIIGIDKLSTGTTPRLKILRASYNSISWLSRFGPVNIALETIELTHCNISELHRETFSQLPELLRLDLSYNAIQYIPGNYFHKESKLKYFSAAGNKLFSITNTFSVTRRMEVLNLSMNFIEDLEDSLFNMPALKKLTLRNNRIKFIRDGTFRSNSYIKHLDLSGNDLKWVGIDSFERLFSLEVLLMTGTSVMSLNGSLHELPKLRHLFIHDNRLKKLRVVDFANSPQIVSIDAKRNNITDVQGAFRKLDNLKSLSLRRNRLKSIHRASFPNKLDRLKTLVLDENPLFCDCQLSWLIETAPSLLWKGVPVCHGPDWNRGKQLYSLSADNLTEWFANCSQSCNCVCHKNTSFSAAILVNCSRRGLQALPKEFPWKTYLLDLSWNRLRQLDNRLVHKTPSLDSLLMANNLLSDIGTGVIPRSTEKLDLTKNRLRRFPLGLVSERTVASVWLSGNPWKCSCEDYPFRQWAESHSYAIRDYNETLCEQGQNLLTSGKKFMDLGEKDLCPSQKVFLILAYGVPSMVLVVTAMAAVTAYLKYKHEIRVWLYARGICRSLQCIKEDDVDEDKDFDVFLSFSSKDREWAYSELLPKVEANGFSVCTYDRNFKGGFLIQDIVQEAVCCSRRTLLVVTQNYVESEWCRWEFRVAQHRALEDNINRLIVVVVGDVRPEGVDEELQRYMQETNYLRWGEAHFWDKLLYSLPKRDARTRVIPNMHPLTHMATPAI from the exons ATGGATCATTGGATGTGCAG CGTACGCCAGGCCTGGGAATGCAGTTTTCGATGTTCTGGTCGCGCGCGGAACATGGTACAAGGCGGGCCCATCTCTGCGTCCGTCCGGCACCTTTTCGGCACTGCAATCTTCGCAGGGATGAGGACGGCTGCTCAGCTGACTCTCGCCGGCCTCGTGCTGATCGCGGCCCTCAGTCGACGCCAGTGCGAGGCAGCCGGACTGGGCGGCCACTGCCCGATCAGCCTGGACTGGTGCGCCTGCATGGTGGTTCGTCGCGGCCCCCGAGTCCTGTGCAATGCAACCGCCGACGGCGACGCAGTGAGCGGTGACCTCTCCAGACTTGCTGGCTTTGCGATGGACTCGTTAATCCTGGATGGCGTGAACCTCACGACTCTTCCTCGGCGCTACTTTGTGAATCTCACTGTCAAGGCTCTGGTGGTGAGGAACACACCCATGCAGTCCACGGAAGAGGACAGCTTTGACGGACTGACTCACCTCACGACGCTGGACATGAGCCACAACAGGCTACGCACAATTCCGCTTGGTCTAACAGCTTTCCCGACCCTGAAAATCCTGCGCCTACCGGATAACTATATAGCCGACTTTAAAAACCTGCCGCCCCTTGAGAACCTGACTGAACTAGACTTATCGAAGAACCTCATCGAGAAACTCGACGGTAATGTCCTGAAAGACTTTCCCAAGTTGCAGAGAGTGTGGCTGGCGAACAACCTCATAATCTTTCTGTCAACTTCATTTTTTAAGGGCGCGAAGAACGTAACGTTCGTTGACTTGCACAATAATATGCTCACGAATATctacactgcctttcaaggtcTGCACCACCTCATG GAGGTCGACTTGTCTCGCAACTCAATCATTGGCATCGACAAGTTATCGACGGGAACTACACCTAGGCTCAAAATACTTCGTGCTAGCTACAACAGCATCTCATGGCTTTCTAGGTTTGGTCCTGTTAATATCGCACTCGAAACTATAGAACTGACGCACTGCAACATAAGTGAACTGCACCGTGAAACGTTCAGCCAGCTTCCCGAACTGCTGCGACTTGATCTCTCTTACAACGCCATCCAGTACATTCCCGGGAACTATTTTCACAAGGAGTCGAAGCTAAAGTACTTCTCTGCCGCGGGGAATAAACTTTTCAGCATAACCAACACTTTCAGTGTAACCAGGCGCATGGAAGTCCTGAACTTATCTATGAATTTTATTGAAGACTTGGAGGATTCGCTCTTCAATATGCCGGCCTTGAAAAAACTGACCTTAAGAAACAACCGGATCAAGTTCATTCGAGACGGGACGTTCAGAAGCAACTCTTACATCAAACATCTAGACCTGAGTGGCAATGATCTGAAGTGGGTCGGAATCGACTCCTTCGAACGCCTTTTTAGCCTCGAAGTGCTTCTTATGACAGGTACGTCTGTCATGTCACTCAACGGTTCCCTGCATGAACTGCCCAAACTGAGACACCTGTTCATTCACGACAACCGCTTGAAGAAGCTTCGCGTGGTGGACTTTGCGAATAGTCCGCAAATCGTTTCCATTGATGCGAAGCGGAACAATATAACCGACGTCCAGGGAGCCTTCAGAAAGCTCGACAACTTGAAGAGCCTGAGTCTGAGGCGAAACCGTCTCAAATCCATCCACAGAGCGAGCTTTCCCAATAAGCTTGATAGGCTGAAGACGCTTGTTCTGGACG AGAATCCGCTATTCTGCGATTGCCAGCTTTCCTGGCTCATCGAAACCGCACCTTCGCTGCTTTGGAAAGGTGTCCCAGTGTGCCACGGGCCTGACTGGAACCGTGGAAAGCAGCTGTACAGCCTATCGGCAGACAACCTCACTGAGTGGTTCGCCAACTGCAGCCAGAGCTGCAACTGTGTCTGCCACAAGAACACCAGCTTTTCTGCCGCGATCCTTGTCAACTGTTCGCGCAGAGGATTGCAGGCGCTTCCAAAAGAGTTTCCCTGGAAAACTTACCTGCTTGACCTGAGCTGGAACCGTCTCAGACAGCTGGACAACAGACTGGTTCACAAGACCCCGTCTCTCGACTCACTGCTCATGGCGAATAATCTGCTTTCGGACATCGGAACAGGAGTCATTCCGCGGTCGACGGAAAAGCTGGACCTCACCAAGAACAGGCTGAGAAGGTTTCCTCTTGGCTTGGTTTCCGAGAGGACAGTGGCATCCGTCTGGCTCTCTGGTAATCCTTGGAAGTGCAGCTGCGAGGACTACCCCTTTCGGCAGTGGGCCGAATCCCACAGCTATGCG ATTCGGGATTATAACGAAACCCTCTGCGAGCAAGGACAAAACCTTCTTACATCTGGCAAGAAGTTCATGGATCTTGGAGAAAAGGATCTGTGCCCATCGCAGAAAGTGTTCCTCATATTAGCCTACGGTGTTCCTTCTATGG TGCTGGTGGTCACTGCCATGGCCGCCGTGACAGCCTACCTCAAGTACAAGCACGAGATAAGGGTGTGGCTGTACGCGCGAGGCATCTGCCGCTCGCTCCAGTGCATCAAGGAGGACGACGTTGACGAAGACAAGGACTTCGATGTGTTCCTCTCGTTCAGCAGCAAGGACCGCGAGTGGGCGTACAGCGAGCTGCTCCCGAAGGTCGAGGCGAACGGCTTCTCGGTCTGCACCTACGACCGAAACTTCAAGGGCGGCTTCCTGATCCAAGACATCGTACAGGAGGCCGTGTGTTGCTCCCGGCGCACACTCCTGGTCGTCACACA GAACTACGTGGAGAGCGAGTGGTGCCGCTGGGAGTTCCGTGTAGCGCAGCACCGCGCCCTGGAGGACAACATCAACCGGCTGATCGTGGTGGTCGTCGGCGATGTCCGCCCCGAAGGCGTCGACGAAGAGCTGCAGCGCTACATGCAGGAGACCAACTACCTGCGCTGGGGCGAAGCGCACTTCTGGGACAAGCTGCTCTACTCGCTGCCCAAGAGAGACGCCCGGACCAGGGTCATCCCGAACATGCACCCGCTCACGCACATGGCTACCCCAGCCATCTGA
- the LOC144113595 gene encoding uncharacterized protein LOC144113595 isoform X2, whose product MRTAAQLTLAGLVLIAALSRRQCEAAGLGGHCPISLDWCACMVVRRGPRVLCNATADGDAVSGDLSRLAGFAMDSLILDGVNLTTLPRRYFVNLTVKALVVRNTPMQSTEEDSFDGLTHLTTLDMSHNRLRTIPLGLTAFPTLKILRLPDNYIADFKNLPPLENLTELDLSKNLIEKLDGNVLKDFPKLQRVWLANNLIIFLSTSFFKGAKNVTFVDLHNNMLTNIYTAFQGLHHLMEVDLSRNSIIGIDKLSTGTTPRLKILRASYNSISWLSRFGPVNIALETIELTHCNISELHRETFSQLPELLRLDLSYNAIQYIPGNYFHKESKLKYFSAAGNKLFSITNTFSVTRRMEVLNLSMNFIEDLEDSLFNMPALKKLTLRNNRIKFIRDGTFRSNSYIKHLDLSGNDLKWVGIDSFERLFSLEVLLMTGTSVMSLNGSLHELPKLRHLFIHDNRLKKLRVVDFANSPQIVSIDAKRNNITDVQGAFRKLDNLKSLSLRRNRLKSIHRASFPNKLDRLKTLVLDENPLFCDCQLSWLIETAPSLLWKGVPVCHGPDWNRGKQLYSLSADNLTEWFANCSQSCNCVCHKNTSFSAAILVNCSRRGLQALPKEFPWKTYLLDLSWNRLRQLDNRLVHKTPSLDSLLMANNLLSDIGTGVIPRSTEKLDLTKNRLRRFPLGLVSERTVASVWLSGNPWKCSCEDYPFRQWAESHSYAIRDYNETLCEQGQNLLTSGKKFMDLGEKDLCPSQKVFLILAYGVPSMVLVVTAMAAVTAYLKYKHEIRVWLYARGICRSLQCIKEDDVDEDKDFDVFLSFSSKDREWAYSELLPKVEANGFSVCTYDRNFKGGFLIQDIVQEAVCCSRRTLLVVTQNYVESEWCRWEFRVAQHRALEDNINRLIVVVVGDVRPEGVDEELQRYMQETNYLRWGEAHFWDKLLYSLPKRDARTRVIPNMHPLTHMATPAI is encoded by the exons ATGAGGACGGCTGCTCAGCTGACTCTCGCCGGCCTCGTGCTGATCGCGGCCCTCAGTCGACGCCAGTGCGAGGCAGCCGGACTGGGCGGCCACTGCCCGATCAGCCTGGACTGGTGCGCCTGCATGGTGGTTCGTCGCGGCCCCCGAGTCCTGTGCAATGCAACCGCCGACGGCGACGCAGTGAGCGGTGACCTCTCCAGACTTGCTGGCTTTGCGATGGACTCGTTAATCCTGGATGGCGTGAACCTCACGACTCTTCCTCGGCGCTACTTTGTGAATCTCACTGTCAAGGCTCTGGTGGTGAGGAACACACCCATGCAGTCCACGGAAGAGGACAGCTTTGACGGACTGACTCACCTCACGACGCTGGACATGAGCCACAACAGGCTACGCACAATTCCGCTTGGTCTAACAGCTTTCCCGACCCTGAAAATCCTGCGCCTACCGGATAACTATATAGCCGACTTTAAAAACCTGCCGCCCCTTGAGAACCTGACTGAACTAGACTTATCGAAGAACCTCATCGAGAAACTCGACGGTAATGTCCTGAAAGACTTTCCCAAGTTGCAGAGAGTGTGGCTGGCGAACAACCTCATAATCTTTCTGTCAACTTCATTTTTTAAGGGCGCGAAGAACGTAACGTTCGTTGACTTGCACAATAATATGCTCACGAATATctacactgcctttcaaggtcTGCACCACCTCATG GAGGTCGACTTGTCTCGCAACTCAATCATTGGCATCGACAAGTTATCGACGGGAACTACACCTAGGCTCAAAATACTTCGTGCTAGCTACAACAGCATCTCATGGCTTTCTAGGTTTGGTCCTGTTAATATCGCACTCGAAACTATAGAACTGACGCACTGCAACATAAGTGAACTGCACCGTGAAACGTTCAGCCAGCTTCCCGAACTGCTGCGACTTGATCTCTCTTACAACGCCATCCAGTACATTCCCGGGAACTATTTTCACAAGGAGTCGAAGCTAAAGTACTTCTCTGCCGCGGGGAATAAACTTTTCAGCATAACCAACACTTTCAGTGTAACCAGGCGCATGGAAGTCCTGAACTTATCTATGAATTTTATTGAAGACTTGGAGGATTCGCTCTTCAATATGCCGGCCTTGAAAAAACTGACCTTAAGAAACAACCGGATCAAGTTCATTCGAGACGGGACGTTCAGAAGCAACTCTTACATCAAACATCTAGACCTGAGTGGCAATGATCTGAAGTGGGTCGGAATCGACTCCTTCGAACGCCTTTTTAGCCTCGAAGTGCTTCTTATGACAGGTACGTCTGTCATGTCACTCAACGGTTCCCTGCATGAACTGCCCAAACTGAGACACCTGTTCATTCACGACAACCGCTTGAAGAAGCTTCGCGTGGTGGACTTTGCGAATAGTCCGCAAATCGTTTCCATTGATGCGAAGCGGAACAATATAACCGACGTCCAGGGAGCCTTCAGAAAGCTCGACAACTTGAAGAGCCTGAGTCTGAGGCGAAACCGTCTCAAATCCATCCACAGAGCGAGCTTTCCCAATAAGCTTGATAGGCTGAAGACGCTTGTTCTGGACG AGAATCCGCTATTCTGCGATTGCCAGCTTTCCTGGCTCATCGAAACCGCACCTTCGCTGCTTTGGAAAGGTGTCCCAGTGTGCCACGGGCCTGACTGGAACCGTGGAAAGCAGCTGTACAGCCTATCGGCAGACAACCTCACTGAGTGGTTCGCCAACTGCAGCCAGAGCTGCAACTGTGTCTGCCACAAGAACACCAGCTTTTCTGCCGCGATCCTTGTCAACTGTTCGCGCAGAGGATTGCAGGCGCTTCCAAAAGAGTTTCCCTGGAAAACTTACCTGCTTGACCTGAGCTGGAACCGTCTCAGACAGCTGGACAACAGACTGGTTCACAAGACCCCGTCTCTCGACTCACTGCTCATGGCGAATAATCTGCTTTCGGACATCGGAACAGGAGTCATTCCGCGGTCGACGGAAAAGCTGGACCTCACCAAGAACAGGCTGAGAAGGTTTCCTCTTGGCTTGGTTTCCGAGAGGACAGTGGCATCCGTCTGGCTCTCTGGTAATCCTTGGAAGTGCAGCTGCGAGGACTACCCCTTTCGGCAGTGGGCCGAATCCCACAGCTATGCG ATTCGGGATTATAACGAAACCCTCTGCGAGCAAGGACAAAACCTTCTTACATCTGGCAAGAAGTTCATGGATCTTGGAGAAAAGGATCTGTGCCCATCGCAGAAAGTGTTCCTCATATTAGCCTACGGTGTTCCTTCTATGG TGCTGGTGGTCACTGCCATGGCCGCCGTGACAGCCTACCTCAAGTACAAGCACGAGATAAGGGTGTGGCTGTACGCGCGAGGCATCTGCCGCTCGCTCCAGTGCATCAAGGAGGACGACGTTGACGAAGACAAGGACTTCGATGTGTTCCTCTCGTTCAGCAGCAAGGACCGCGAGTGGGCGTACAGCGAGCTGCTCCCGAAGGTCGAGGCGAACGGCTTCTCGGTCTGCACCTACGACCGAAACTTCAAGGGCGGCTTCCTGATCCAAGACATCGTACAGGAGGCCGTGTGTTGCTCCCGGCGCACACTCCTGGTCGTCACACA GAACTACGTGGAGAGCGAGTGGTGCCGCTGGGAGTTCCGTGTAGCGCAGCACCGCGCCCTGGAGGACAACATCAACCGGCTGATCGTGGTGGTCGTCGGCGATGTCCGCCCCGAAGGCGTCGACGAAGAGCTGCAGCGCTACATGCAGGAGACCAACTACCTGCGCTGGGGCGAAGCGCACTTCTGGGACAAGCTGCTCTACTCGCTGCCCAAGAGAGACGCCCGGACCAGGGTCATCCCGAACATGCACCCGCTCACGCACATGGCTACCCCAGCCATCTGA